One part of the Rutidosis leptorrhynchoides isolate AG116_Rl617_1_P2 chromosome 1, CSIRO_AGI_Rlap_v1, whole genome shotgun sequence genome encodes these proteins:
- the LOC139848245 gene encoding uncharacterized protein, translating into MVLLIDSPPLITRKRAVNDNPKIWHRKLNDALWAFRTAFKTPIGTTPFWLVYGKACHLLVELEHRAYWALKNCNMDLEMTGESRMLQLNELDELRLDAYESSVLYKEKTKRWHDACLGDKKEFAPGDKVLIFNSRFKFSTGKLKSHWTGPYEVKRAFSTGYVELIGNGNTFKVNGHRLKLYYDGVVVNKYDDIILYPKS; encoded by the exons ATGGTGTTACTCATAGATTCTCCACCGCTTATCACCCGCAAACGAGCGG TTAATGATAATCCAAAGATATGGCATCGCAAATTaaatgacgcgttgtgggctttccgAACAGCATTCAAAACACCTATCGGAACCACACCGTTTTGGCTTGTCTACGGAAAAGCGTGCCATCTTCTGGTAGAGTTGGAACATAGAGCGTATTGGGCGTTGAAGAATTGTAATATGGATTTAGAAATGACGGGTGAGAGTAGGATGTTGCAATTAAATGAGTTGGATGAATTAAGGCTAGACGCTTATGAGAGTTCCGTTCTATATAAAGAGAAGACAAAACGGTGGCATGATGCCTGTTTAGGAGATAAGAAGGAGTTTGCTCCGGGGGATAAGGTTCTTATTTTTAATTCGCGATTTAAATTTTCCACCGGAAAGTTAAAGTCCCATTGGACGGGACCTTATGAGGTCAAGAGAGCATTTTCGACAGGTTATGTTGAGTTAATAGGGAATGGCAATAcatttaaggtgaatggtcatcgttTAAAACTCTATTATGATGGAGTTGTTGTTAACAAGTATGATGACATCATCTTGTACCCGAAAAGTTAA